From a region of the Alnus glutinosa chromosome 1, dhAlnGlut1.1, whole genome shotgun sequence genome:
- the LOC133869844 gene encoding uncharacterized protein LOC133869844 → MGGKGLARGHSQPGTSSGKKRLKSGETKGNFDDVVLIDVDSDLSSNVIIIDVPEPLQQRLRGSNVQRKGRKFPLEGIISIDDDESDIMDHPGISDKGGGDLDSDATSSKRCCPASKNVRNTVDLDGDECWVVHEKTSSFKLSKCKKTYSEKATSRNRYGLDSESESGSSDSDCSDCELMEGSFGKLHEQWKKASLKKKHDLPNGQSGSDDQTSISGSHNDCHANVEVENRTEKHPEVPVCSSSSNEGWRKGNLCDFFASGDGYMWSTSLGSGMESPFVKFDQRHQTFTEDPPLSHGWQRCNHVNSGGNGFCRGEQSHRRHPLSTDQEQGDKRSKYVSSNQEGEIHADPDRVVSTNKDDDFPQAPSSCNSFDETNVNLDRVMTNEAGGNEEEQVDGNAFCNEEEHRPQSSLWSNEEQGGKRFKCESSNEKDSEGHVNLDGGGIVRNKDDGFQWAPSCSNFDEEDRVMSNSRSSGETQFDYGVACAEYKDRAIPEESFFCNIPLEGKSRVSNGKMFFKEKVKEDSEQIVFGNTCTETHLVEAKEAYDVRDPLLAQDGDVLTPSCQTDIINEREKLKETDAYKRAIEEEWASRQRQLRIQGEESQRLRKIKRAERRLLDMQKRQKQRVEEVRETQKKDEENMNLKEQLRVEIRKELNKLEMTCISMASLLRGLGIQVGGGSYPLSHEVHAAYKRALLKFHPDRASKTDIRQQVEAEEKFKLISRMKEKLLGTSCY, encoded by the exons ATGGGAGGAAAAGGACTAGCAAGAGGTCATTCTCAACCTGGAACTTCTTCTGGGAAGAAAAGACTGAAAAGTGGCGAGACTAAAGGAAATTTTGATGATGTTGTTCTCATTGATGTTGACAGTGATCTATCTAgtaatgttattattattgacGTTCCCGAGCCTTTACAACAGAGATTAAGAGGTTCCAATGTGCAGAGAAAAGGGAGAAAATTCCCACTTGAGGGTATTATTAgtattgatgatgatgaaagTGATATCATGGACCATCCTGGAATCAGTGACAAAGGTGGTGGGGATCTGGATAGTGATGCCACCTCAAGCAAAAGATGTTGTCCTGCCTCTAAGAATGTGCGGAATACTGTAGACTTAGATGGTGATGAATGTTGGGTTGTCCATGAAAAAACATCTTCATTCAAGTTGTCGAAGTGCAAGAAAACATACTCAGAGAAAGCTACTAGCAGAAACCGTTATGGTTTGGATTCTGAGTCCGAGAGTGGTTCATCTGATAGCGATTGTTCTGATTGTGAGCTTATGGAAGGTTCTTTTGGAAAACTTCATGAACAGTGGAAAAAAGCTTCGTTAAAGAAAAAACATGATCTTCCCAACGGTCAATCTGGTTCAGATGATCAGACTAGTATTTCTGGTTCCCATAATGATTGCCACGCAAATGTTGAGGTAGAGAATAGGACAGAAAAGCATCCAGAGGTCCCTGTTTGTTCAAGTTCGAGCAATGAGGGTTGGAGAAAGGGAAATTTGTGTGACTTCTTTGCAAGTGGCGATGGATACATGTGGAGTACTTCTTTAGGCTCTGGTATGGAGAGCCCTTTTGTGAAATTTGATCAGAGACACCAGACGTTTACAGAAGATCCTCCTCTCAGCCATGGGTGGCAGAGATGCAATCATGTTAATAGTGGTGGCAATGGTTTTTGCCGTGGAGAACAAAGTCATCGAAGGCATCCTTTATCGACTGATCAAGAACAGGGTGATAAACGATCTAAATATGTAAGTTCCAATCAAGAAGGTGAAATACATGCTGATCCTGATAGAGTTGTATCAACGAACAAAGATGATGACTTTCCTCAGGCACCTTCTAGTTGCAATTCTTTTGATGAAACAAATGTTAATCTTGATAGAGTCATGACAAATGAAGCTGGTGGCAATGAAGAAGAACAGGTTGATGGCAATGCTTTTTGCAATGAAGAAGAACACCGTCCCCAGAGTTCTTTGTGGTCCAACGAAGAGCAGGGTGGTAAAAGATTTAAATGTGAAAGTTCCAATGAAAAAGACAGTGAAGGACATGTTAATCTTGATGGAGGAGGTATAGTCAGAAACAAAGATGATGGGTTTCAATGGGCACCCAGCTGCAGtaattttgatgaggaagataGAGTTATGTCGAATTCTCGATCATCTGGTGAAACACAGTTCGATTATGGTGTGGCTTGTGCTGAGTACAAAGATAGAGCTATTCCTGAAGAATCTTTCTTTTGCAACATCCCTTTGGAAGGCAAGTCAAGAGTCAGTAatggaaaaatgttttttaaagaaaaggtTAAAGAGGATTCTGAGCAAATAGTTTTTGGTAACACATGTACTGAAACACATTTGGTGGAAGCAAAAGAGGCATACGATGTAAGGGATCCATTACTTGCTCAAGATGGTGATGTACTTACTCCCTCGTGTCAAACAGATATCATTAATGAACGAGAAAAACTGAAGGAGACTGATGCGTACAAGCGAGCAATCGAAGAAGAATGGGCATCTAGGCAGCGACAGTTGCGAATTCAG GGAGAAGAGTCACAGAGGTTGCGTAAGATAAAAAGAGCTGAAAGGCGTTTACTGGACATGCAAAAAAGGCAAAAGCAACGTGTGGAAGAAGTGAGAGAGACTCAAAAGAAG GACGAGGAAAATATGAACTTGAAAGAGCAACTTCGTGTTGAAATAAGGAAGGAGCTTAATAAATTGGAAATGACGTGCATTAGTATGGCTTCATTGCTTCGTGGTTTAGGAATCCAAGTTGGAGGTGGTTCTTATCCCTTGTCACATGAG GTGCATGCAGCTTATAAACGAGCCTTGTTAAAGTTTCACCCAGACCGGGCATCAAAAACAGACATCCGCCAGCAGGTTGaagctgaagaaaaatttaagcTCATCTCTCGCATGAAGGAGAAACTTTTAGGGACTTCATGTTACTGA